The region CCCAGGGCCTGACCCCGAAGGGCTATGAAGCCAGCTTGCGCCGCGACATGGGGCTGCAACAGCTCAACGCCGCCGTGCAAGGCACCGCATTCGCTCCGAAGACGGTCGCCGCGCGCTTGTCCGACCTGAACGACCAGGAACGCACCGTGCAGGAACTGACCTTCAAGGCAGCGTCCTTCGCGGGACAGGTCAAGGTCACCGACGACATGCTCAAGGCTTACTACGACAAGAACGGCAGCAAGTTCGAAGTGCCGGAACAGGCAAAAATCGAATACGTGGTGCTCGACAGCGCGGCCGTGGCTGCGCAGGTCAGCGTGTCTGACGCCGACGTCAAGTCCTACTATGACCAGAACATCAAGCAATATTCGACCGACGAACAGCGCCGCGCCAGCCATATCCTGCTGGAAGTGAAGAAGGGCGCATCCGCCGCCGACAAGGCCGCGGTCAAGGCCAAGGCCGACGAACTGGTGGCGCAACTGCGCAAGACGCCGGGCGACTTCGCCAAGCTGGCCAAGGCCAACTCGCAGGATCCGGGTTCCAAGGACCAGGGCGGCGACCTCGGTTTCTTCGGCAAGGGCGCCATGCTCAAGTCGTTTGAAGATGCGGCTTACAAGCTCAAGCAAGGCGAGATCAGCGATCCGGTCGAGTCCGATTACGGCTATCACATCATCCAGCTGACCGGCGTCAAGCCTGGTTCGGTCAAACCGCTGGACGAGGTGAAGGGCGAAATCTCGACCGAAATCAAGAAGCAACTGGCCGCCAAGAAGTACGCCGAACTGGCCGAGACCTTCAACAATACCGTCTACGAGCAGGGCGACAGCCTCAAGCCTGTGGCCGACAAGCTCAAGCTGAAGATCGAAACCGCCACGGGTGTGACGCGTCAGGCCAATCCGACATTGGCGCCGAACACGGTCTACAACAATCCGAAATTCCTGAAGGCGCTGTTTACCGACGACACCATCAAGGGCAAGCATAATTCGGAAGCGGTGCAGGTCGCACCGACCACGCTGATCGCCGGGCATATCGTCGAGTACAAGCCGGTGACCAAGCGTGCCTTTGACGACGTCAAGACCATCGTGCGCGAGCTGGTAACGCAAACCGAGGAACTGGCGCTGGCCAAAAAGGCCGGTGAAGCCAAGCTGGCCGAGCTGAAATCCAAGGATGACGCTACCGGCTTCGGTGAGGCCAAGCTGGCTTCGCGCGTGAAGACCCAGGGCTGGAACCAGGATGCTTTCCTGGCTGTCATGAAGGCCGATACCGCCAAGCTGCCGGCTTACACCGGTGTCGAAGTGCCAGGTCAGGGCTACAGCGTGTTTCGCATCACCAAGGTGGCGCAACCGGCCGCGCCTGACGCAGCCCGCCGCAAGACTGAACAGGACCAGATCGCCAACACGCTGGCTGAACAGGAAATGCTGTCGTACATCAATTTCCTGAAGGAAAAGGCCAAGACCAAGATCCTGAAGGGCGGCGAGACAGCCGGCGCCACCGACGGCAAGCCGGCCGATGCCGCCAGGTAAGTTGCGTCAATGACATGCATCAAACAAAAAAGGCCGCTTATGCGGCCTTTTTTGCAGCTTCGGCGCGCTGCGCCGAACGTACAATCGAAGATATCGTGAATTCTCACCCCAGTCCTTGAAGCCGCGTCCATGCCAGCCTCCATGTCAGCGTCAGTTTCAGTCCCGGCTCCGGTTCCAGTTGGACCGGCCGCACCCGTCCTCATCATCCATACCGGCGATCCCATCGACGAGTTGCGCCTCTCCTATGGCAGCTACGCCGTACAGCTGCAAAAGGCTGCCGGCCTGAGCGACGACGAGACCGAAATCGTTTCCGTGTTCCAGGGCCAGTTCCTGCGCGAGCCGGATCAATACCGTGCAGTGCTGATCACCGGTTCTCCGACCATGGTCACCGACCTGGTCGACTGGAGCGAGCGCACCGCGGCATGGTTGCGGCGCGCGGCCGAACACGGGCTGCCGATGTTCGGCGTTTGCTATGGACATCAATTGTTGTCGCACGCCTTCGGCGGCAAGGTCGGGTACAACCCGGCCGGGCGCGTGGCCGGCACCATGGCGGTGACGCGGCATGCAGTGGCGGCCGGGGAGCATTTGCTGCATGAGATTCCCGAGAGCTTCGAGGCGCACATGCTGCATTCGCAAGTCGTGCTGGAGCCGCCGCCGGGAGCAACCGTGCTGGCCAGCTCGACCATGGATCCGCATCACATGCTGCGACTGGCGCCCAACATCTTTTCAGCGCAGTTTCATCCGGAATTCACCGGCGAGTTCGTCAAGGCCCATCTCGCGTATTACACGGAGATCTACGGCAAGTGCGGCATCGACACCGCCGCGATGCGCGCCCGCGTATGCGAGACACCGCAGTCGGCATCGCTGCTGCGGCGCTTTCTTGATTTGCACGCGCCCGTGAGGCAAATCGCCAAGGCTATTTGAGCAAGGGCCTGAGGGCCGGCCAGACGTTGTCCAGCAAGGTCTGCTGTGCCTGTTCATTGGGATGCATGCGATCGGCCTGGAACAGCGCCGGCTTGTCGGCCACATCCTTCAGGAAGAATGGCACCAGCGCGGTCTTGTTCTGTTTCGCCGCGGCAGGGAACAACTGCGAGAACTTGTCGGTGTAATCGGCGCCGTAATTCGGCGGAATCTGCATCCCCACCAGCACCACCTTGGCTTTGGCCGCGCGCGCCATGTCGATCAGCGCCTGCAGGTTGGCTTGCGTGGCGCTCAGTTGCAGGCCGCGCAGCGCGTCATTGGCGCCCAGTTCGATGATCACGACGTCGGGGGCATGCTTGCTCAGCAGGGCCGGCAGGCGGGTCTTGCCGCCGATGGTGGTTTCGCCGCTGATGCTGGCGTTGATGACGCCGGTGTTGATTTTTTCCTGCTGCAGCCGCTTGTCGAGCAACGCCACCCAGCCGCTGCCACGCGTCAGGCCGTATTCGGCGGAGAGGCTGTCGCCAAGCACAAGCAGGGTTTTTGGTGCAGAATAGGCGCTCGCTGCGAGCATCAGCAGGGGCATCGCCAGCAGCGCGGCCAACAGGCGGCGCCAGCGCACATCATGTCTTCTCATCGCCTTCATCCATCTTCCATTCGATTGCATGCCTGATTCCTCTGTGTCTTCCACTTCCGCCATCGCCAACACTTCCGCCATCGAAGTCGTCAATCTGTCCAAGCGCGTCGCCGATGCCGCCGCCGAGGCGACCGCCGTCAGCAAGGCCGGCGAGCTGGCGATTTTGCGTGACGTCAATTTTAACGTGGAGGCAGGAACCACGCTGGCCATTGTCGGCGCCTCCGGTTCCGGCAAGTCGACGCTGCTGGGACTGCTGGCGGGACTGGACATGCCTTCCGACGGCACCGTCAGGATCGACGGCGTCGACATCTTCGCGCTCGACGAAGACGGCCGCGCGGCGCTGCGTAAGCACAAACTTGGTTTCGTGTTCCAGTCGTTCCAGCTGCTCGGCCATCTCAACGCGGTCGAAAACGTCATGCTGCCGCTGGAACTGCGCGGCGACGCCGAGGCGCGCAGTAAGGCCGAACGCATGCTGGAGCGGGTCGGGCTGGGCAGCCGCCTCAGGCACTATCCCAAATATCTGTCCGGAGGCGAGCAGCAGCGCGTGGCGCTGGCGCGCGCTTTCGTCACCGAGCCGCCTCTGCTGCTGGCCGACGAACCGACCGGCAGCCTCGACGCCACCACCGGCGAAGCGGTGATCCGGTTGATGTTCGAGCTGAACAAGGAGCGCGGTTCCACGCTGGTGCTGGTCACGCACGATCCGTCGATTGCGGCGCGTTGCGCCCAGACGATCACGATTGCGGCAGGACGGCTGGTGGACGCTTAAGCAGCTGTCTCTGCCGCCACCGGCAGCGGATGCGCGCGCCGGTGTTCGACCCAGGCGATGCCCATGCCGCTGGCGCAGATGATGGCGATACCGAAGATGGTGATGGCGTCGGGGAACTGGTTGAACACCAGCCAGCCCATCGCACTGGCGGAGATGATCTGGCTGTAGGCGAACGGCGTGAGCACCGACGCTTCGGCGTGCCGGTAGGCGCTGTTCATGAAGAAATGGCCGATCGTGCTGGTGATGCCGGTGGACGCCAGGATCATCCATTCGGTCGCATCGGGCGTATGCGGCGACCAGAAAAACGGCACCATCAGGCTGCTGATCACCATTCCCACCAGACCGCCGTAAAACAGCGTCACCATCGGATCGTCGGCCTGGTTGGCCTTGCGATTGAGGATGGACACGGTCGCGTAGGTCGCCGCCGACAACAGACCTAGCACCACGCCATGCGCCGGGATGTCGCCGCCTGGGCGAATCACGATCAGCATACCGGCGAATCCCACCGCGACGGCAATCCAGCGAGAAATATAGGTCGTTTCGCCCAGCAGCCACGGTGACACCGCCAGCACGATCAGCGGCGCGCAGAAATTCATTGCGGTGCCTTCGGCCAGCGGCACGATCTTGAGCACCGAAAAGAAAATCAGCGTCGACAGCAGCAACGCCAGCGCGCGCACGATCTGGAGGCGTGGCCTTGTCGACCGCAGGATGCTGCGGCCATGGCGGCGCTTGTACAGCGGCATCAGCGTGGCGGCCATGAAAACGGTGTTGATGCTGTAGCGCATCCACGCAATCATCACCACGTGATAGCCGGCCATGCCGAGCAATTTGCCTGCGGTGTCCAGTAGCGACAACGTCCATAACGCCGAAATCAGAAAGATGATGCCCAGCCAGAGTCGCGGTTGTGAAGCAATATTAGGCATGGTCCCGGATGATTTGATTGAGGAGGGTGCGCACGGCCGGGATGACTTCGCTGGCGGTCAGTCCGATCGGGCCGACGCCGAGGTCGACCAGTTGATCGGCCGCCTTGCCATGCATCCACACGGCTGCCAGCGCGGTCTGCGTCGCCGGCCAGCCTTGCGCCAGCAAGGCGCCGCACAGGCCGGACAGGACGTCGCCGGTGCCTGCGGTGGACAGCGCCGGATTGCCGGTCGTGTTGATGACGATGTCGCCGTCGGGGAACGCGATGACGGTGCCGGCGCCCTTGAGGATGGCGATGCTCTTGAAATGGCGCGCCAGCAGCCGTGCCGCCTGCGGCCTGTCGTTCTGTATTTCGGCGGTGGTGGCATCGAGCAGGCGCGCCGCTTCCAGCGGGTGCGGCGTGATGATGCTGGCGTGGTGCGCGCGATTTTGCAACTTGTGTTGCAGGCCGGGTTCGGCGGCGATCATGTTCAGCGCGTCGGCGTCGATCACGACCGGACCGTGCGCATCCAGCGCCCGCGTCAATACATCGTGCGCGTGACGCGAGGTGCCGAGGCCGGGACCGACCACCACCGAAGCGGCGCCGAACTCGACGCGGTCAGCCTGGCGCATCATTAGTTCCGGATGCACGCTGTCGTAGGCCGGCGCGTCGTCGACGAAGGCGATGAAGACGCGTCCGCTGCCGGCATGCGCGGCCATGCGTGCGGCCAGCACCGGCGCGCCGCCCATGCCGTGGGCGCCACCGACCACGATGACGTCGCCGTAGCTGCCTTTGTGGGTGTTGCCTGCTCGCGGTTTCAGCGCCGAGGCGAACAGCGCCAGTTCATTGAGCTGCGCACGCGGCGCCGAAAAATGTTTCTCTTCGATATCGAGGTTGTCGACGGTAACGTTGCCGCTGAAATCCTGGCCGTCGCAAGTGTGCATGCCCGGCTTGTCGCCGATGAAGCTGAGAGTATGCGTGGCGCGCACGGCGACACAGCCGGCGCCGCCGATAATGGCGCCGGTGTTCGCGCTGAGGCCGCTGGCGATGTCGATGGCGAGCACGGGGCAGCGCAGCGTGTTGACGTAGTCGACACAGGCGCGCAGCTTGCCGCCGATCGGCCGCGTCTGGCCGATGCCGAATAGGCCGTCAATCACCAGCGTCCAGCGTTGCCGGGTCAGATGGGCGGCGTCGGCGACGTCAAGAAACTCCACTTCGGATTCGCGCGCGCGTTGCAGCGCCTTGCGGGCATCTTCGGGTTGCTTGCTTTCGTCGGCGTGCAGGGCGACCGCGACGTGCAGTTCGAACTGGGATAAATAGTGGGCGGCTTCCAGCGCATCGCCGCCGTTGTTGCCGGGACCGGCCAGGATCAGCACATGAATGTCGTCGTCGCCGGCCACGAGGCTCAGGGCCTGGCGGGCGCAGGCTTCGCCGGCGCGTTGCATCAGCGTGTAGGAAGGCAGTTCTGCCTTGGCGGCATGTTCGATCTGGCGAATCTCGGCAATCGAATAAAGCGCACTCATAGACGACGCGGCCCGATAAGGTGGAAGGTGGAGCGGGGTGAAGACAAGGATGGTGCTGGCGCGACCATTCTAAGTCAATTGAAAAAAATCCGCAGACATGAAAAGAGCGCGGCTACAGGACGGCTGTAGCGCAAAAGAGCGTGTTTGCGCTTCCGTCTGCGGAGATTTTCAGCCGGCGACCGATGAGACCAGCAAGCCGTCGCTGTCGATTTCCGTCTCGCGGCCGGCCATGGCGTCGGCCAGCAATTTACCTGCGCCGACGGCCGCAGCCCAGCCGTGGGCGCCGTGGCCGGTGTTGACGAAGATGTTGCCCTGCGTGGTGCCTCCCACCAGCGGCATGCCGCTGGGTTGCAGCGCAAAGGTGCTGCTCCAGAAATTGGCGGTGTTGAAGTTGGCCGCGTTCGGATAGTAGTCGTTGGCGACCTTGAGCAGGCTGGTGATGGCCTTGGGATGCGGCAGTTCGGTGCGCGGCAGGAAACCCAGCAGGCCGGAGACGCGGATGCGGTTGCCGACGCGGGCGATGGCGACCCTGTAGGTCTCGTCGAACAGCGCCGTGTTGGGCGCTTCGTCGAGGTTCTTGACGGCCGCCATGGCGTTGTAGCTCTGCACCGGGCACAGCGGCAGGGACAAGCCGAGCGGCTTGAGCAGCGGCAGGTTCTGCAGGCCTGCGGCCAGCACCACGCCGTCCACGGTGAGGGTGCTGTCGCCGTCGGCGCCGGCGACGTCGATCGAGACGCGGCCGCCGAGTTCGGGCCGGACGGCTTTCACCGACTGCGAAAAATGAAATTGCACGCCGATCGACTGGGCGATCGCGCGCAGTTGCTTGACGAACAGTACGCAGTTGCCGGCGGCGTCCTTCGGGTAATACATCGCGCCGGCAATCGTCGTGACCGACTGGAAAGCCGGTTCGACCTCGCGGATCGCGTCCTGGCCCTTGAGCTGCTGGCGCGGTAGTTCGAATTGCCTGAGGCTGTTTTCAATGCCGGCGCAGCGCTCGGCGTCTGCCGGGTTACGGAACAGGTGCAGCAGGCCCTGGCTGTTTTCCTCTTCCAGCGCGTACTGTTCCTGAAGGTGCAGGGCCAGCATCTGGCCGTAAGCCGACAAGCGCGTCAGACGCTGCTTGTTGAGCGAAAAATAATCCTGGTATTCGCGGCGCGACTTGCGGACCCAGCGCCAGCGCGACGGATTGAAGCCGGACTTGACGAGGATCGGCGGCTCGTTTTTGAACAGATTGGAAAAGGCGGTGCGCGTGATGGCCGGCAGGATCAGCGGCTGCACCACGCTGGGCGCGAGCAGGCCGGAGTTGCCGAAGGTGGCTTCTTCGGCGACATTGGCGCGGCGCTCCAGCACGGCGACCTCGAAACCGGCACGGGCCAGGAAATAGGCTGTGGTTACCCCCGACAGGCCACCGCCCACAATCGCAATCTGCTTCAGTGTTTTATTATGCGTCACTATTATCGTCACTAATTCAATCGAGGCCGACCGGTGAAAATCCTTGTCGACCTGTACTGGCGCTGCTTGCCGAGGTGCGCCGATGATCCGTCCGGGGTGTTCGCCCGATACTCGCCCCGTAATGCGGCCTGAATGATACCAAATCGCAGCAGAGAAGAGCGCAGTTGCCGAT is a window of Herbaspirillum hiltneri N3 DNA encoding:
- a CDS encoding DMT family transporter, whose amino-acid sequence is MPNIASQPRLWLGIIFLISALWTLSLLDTAGKLLGMAGYHVVMIAWMRYSINTVFMAATLMPLYKRRHGRSILRSTRPRLQIVRALALLLSTLIFFSVLKIVPLAEGTAMNFCAPLIVLAVSPWLLGETTYISRWIAVAVGFAGMLIVIRPGGDIPAHGVVLGLLSAATYATVSILNRKANQADDPMVTLFYGGLVGMVISSLMVPFFWSPHTPDATEWMILASTGITSTIGHFFMNSAYRHAEASVLTPFAYSQIISASAMGWLVFNQFPDAITIFGIAIICASGMGIAWVEHRRAHPLPVAAETAA
- a CDS encoding arylesterase, whose product is MRRHDVRWRRLLAALLAMPLLMLAASAYSAPKTLLVLGDSLSAEYGLTRGSGWVALLDKRLQQEKINTGVINASISGETTIGGKTRLPALLSKHAPDVVIIELGANDALRGLQLSATQANLQALIDMARAAKAKVVLVGMQIPPNYGADYTDKFSQLFPAAAKQNKTALVPFFLKDVADKPALFQADRMHPNEQAQQTLLDNVWPALRPLLK
- a CDS encoding bifunctional ADP-dependent NAD(P)H-hydrate dehydratase/NAD(P)H-hydrate epimerase, producing the protein MSALYSIAEIRQIEHAAKAELPSYTLMQRAGEACARQALSLVAGDDDIHVLILAGPGNNGGDALEAAHYLSQFELHVAVALHADESKQPEDARKALQRARESEVEFLDVADAAHLTRQRWTLVIDGLFGIGQTRPIGGKLRACVDYVNTLRCPVLAIDIASGLSANTGAIIGGAGCVAVRATHTLSFIGDKPGMHTCDGQDFSGNVTVDNLDIEEKHFSAPRAQLNELALFASALKPRAGNTHKGSYGDVIVVGGAHGMGGAPVLAARMAAHAGSGRVFIAFVDDAPAYDSVHPELMMRQADRVEFGAASVVVGPGLGTSRHAHDVLTRALDAHGPVVIDADALNMIAAEPGLQHKLQNRAHHASIITPHPLEAARLLDATTAEIQNDRPQAARLLARHFKSIAILKGAGTVIAFPDGDIVINTTGNPALSTAGTGDVLSGLCGALLAQGWPATQTALAAVWMHGKAADQLVDLGVGPIGLTASEVIPAVRTLLNQIIRDHA
- a CDS encoding ABC transporter ATP-binding protein — protein: MPDSSVSSTSAIANTSAIEVVNLSKRVADAAAEATAVSKAGELAILRDVNFNVEAGTTLAIVGASGSGKSTLLGLLAGLDMPSDGTVRIDGVDIFALDEDGRAALRKHKLGFVFQSFQLLGHLNAVENVMLPLELRGDAEARSKAERMLERVGLGSRLRHYPKYLSGGEQQRVALARAFVTEPPLLLADEPTGSLDATTGEAVIRLMFELNKERGSTLVLVTHDPSIAARCAQTITIAAGRLVDA
- a CDS encoding SurA N-terminal domain-containing protein; its protein translation is MFEFIRNHQRLMQFLLLLFIFPSFAFFGLEGYSRLSDGDNAVAKVAGQTITKEEWDAAQRQQLERMRQMSGGQIDPKVFDTPEARRAVLDNLIAQRALTAEVVNDKLSVSDLALQQSIMQIPGLLKADGSFDSDQYRVLLAAQGLTPKGYEASLRRDMGLQQLNAAVQGTAFAPKTVAARLSDLNDQERTVQELTFKAASFAGQVKVTDDMLKAYYDKNGSKFEVPEQAKIEYVVLDSAAVAAQVSVSDADVKSYYDQNIKQYSTDEQRRASHILLEVKKGASAADKAAVKAKADELVAQLRKTPGDFAKLAKANSQDPGSKDQGGDLGFFGKGAMLKSFEDAAYKLKQGEISDPVESDYGYHIIQLTGVKPGSVKPLDEVKGEISTEIKKQLAAKKYAELAETFNNTVYEQGDSLKPVADKLKLKIETATGVTRQANPTLAPNTVYNNPKFLKALFTDDTIKGKHNSEAVQVAPTTLIAGHIVEYKPVTKRAFDDVKTIVRELVTQTEELALAKKAGEAKLAELKSKDDATGFGEAKLASRVKTQGWNQDAFLAVMKADTAKLPAYTGVEVPGQGYSVFRITKVAQPAAPDAARRKTEQDQIANTLAEQEMLSYINFLKEKAKTKILKGGETAGATDGKPADAAR
- a CDS encoding FAD-dependent oxidoreductase, which codes for MTHNKTLKQIAIVGGGLSGVTTAYFLARAGFEVAVLERRANVAEEATFGNSGLLAPSVVQPLILPAITRTAFSNLFKNEPPILVKSGFNPSRWRWVRKSRREYQDYFSLNKQRLTRLSAYGQMLALHLQEQYALEEENSQGLLHLFRNPADAERCAGIENSLRQFELPRQQLKGQDAIREVEPAFQSVTTIAGAMYYPKDAAGNCVLFVKQLRAIAQSIGVQFHFSQSVKAVRPELGGRVSIDVAGADGDSTLTVDGVVLAAGLQNLPLLKPLGLSLPLCPVQSYNAMAAVKNLDEAPNTALFDETYRVAIARVGNRIRVSGLLGFLPRTELPHPKAITSLLKVANDYYPNAANFNTANFWSSTFALQPSGMPLVGGTTQGNIFVNTGHGAHGWAAAVGAGKLLADAMAGRETEIDSDGLLVSSVAG
- a CDS encoding glutamine amidotransferase, coding for MSASVSVPAPVPVGPAAPVLIIHTGDPIDELRLSYGSYAVQLQKAAGLSDDETEIVSVFQGQFLREPDQYRAVLITGSPTMVTDLVDWSERTAAWLRRAAEHGLPMFGVCYGHQLLSHAFGGKVGYNPAGRVAGTMAVTRHAVAAGEHLLHEIPESFEAHMLHSQVVLEPPPGATVLASSTMDPHHMLRLAPNIFSAQFHPEFTGEFVKAHLAYYTEIYGKCGIDTAAMRARVCETPQSASLLRRFLDLHAPVRQIAKAI